Proteins from one Anopheles nili chromosome 2, idAnoNiliSN_F5_01, whole genome shotgun sequence genomic window:
- the LOC128731670 gene encoding uncharacterized protein LOC128731670, whose protein sequence is MASLKDWDVLRLSTLITNVNTKLSASIRSDKEYQLLCLVRQNDQILFRYIDRHGEVHLMLLCWFTENQKKIQDVCFDSDGCRLLVFCYDNTLHIVPALAICDKSQEDTTARVPEITSYIVPFIGPHECPNPQTCPNNSHNTQQHQPSSSHRSSVASESSLKEAAASGSPSSAEPNVIFDAPTIRKSSSTYTTHKIDEIFSLNSLYRKLFLEQLDKAREEENANRSISAAGTDTPIAMQTIEDFFAEGCQQREPGSGGIGEASKTSTPQETYSISSSLESTVSVSCPYPTCCSWWKTLSNEPRAILGYSDGSICVVGLMPNCSFLGDTNCERGSIERLIICQDNSMETISLMINTSTKEQWKLLLEQKSMKYTFPGVITPTSVQDLKSELLKADGGESENSSVAIEDWQVVLSLSKDGGSGPSGGHQQRQPGTPGTQPNNDADSNDSSPNSSEPPSGDDFEKVESEPTVDGNEKTNGTAGQQQGALPKLFPAAKARLLSLRDLGAKKIGTLKLKLSESRIRAKERERFKEQAANLAVMELPGMYPEILTTPAGPYFVVQHLEGRYLLSALHSYSDTLSVHSMDISLIPLHIYKLPKQCHTTLLTRNVLYVLHSLQTEEQTEDTVLDESASVKIDEGNSADESSSLTTDAGTANTVSVVSCKISSMKMGDDCDFNEHSLLGVFHFPDERVLDIHRISGSGPRPENNRTSQDGSAGNGEQSTATANAEANDGRSIFQKSAVSNYLRIQRGLRMERKLDTSEDQVMASEFPDIEFDQALIVTDRNLYSVELAESGKNLFLSLAHKCIWAACEDFCATFGLPLASSIEYAGDVLLRRKRISEALMTYNVARLSPMKTALKLALANENKALMKLSAMALRNSHIINSQFLMHDIMRLLVEEAHMGNVVYDSLMNLNARTTLQPINTGAQCSDFSYDNDDVLMDVQISPSDQFHLSNLMFLTLCERCTVDKNYIPLWNYIVTNSKYHTSLACIMLAHGKLFSTAVLLAMTRGTCLDVFSCLVGTWEQTVTDAQPATPAETNAFVYNLSNELFMECLIYLQDYTVNYFQLIRKYLLVFDINVLERLIRQLNPFHPVYRPLMHRLSNHETTAKEPSGKHLLFFCKTLIETFLAVSIRAQQLKMHHDGSFLNALKHVRVHHEECAVEMRLAQFSPIATGFFHAAAIVNHAAFVWGSNGVNCALSRTSLQGDSIGPNGQPPVVSFLRQIDLEVLAVQCGRLHTLFLTSNGLYSMGSNNLGQLGIGNHVINALQPMLVKILDGKSVTHFSAGQYHNAAVANGLLYTWGWGVFGQLGHGTVNNCCTPKVLEFFRHKIILQVSLGHAHTIVLCRDEPGAGSSLYVFGSNHYGQLGLGQEDPFGTTVDTRNGKSFLISSIPRKLQLDEEISLINTKLFANLVLTTSNKLYTWGSSPQALRLATQARKRAKSSNSGKSGSFSKFSSILRSTVASSKSSTSESAENDFESSSSEQSTEESASKECSTTVNAPEAVEGQTRATETPEDVDPVPGQSDTSIIIPEIKITEDSSSGSEKNASATDSDEKSTASCGDEAMEHLFPSFVDIGLVDGNIVKISSGLYHFAIVTEDGSIYTWGKNIERQLGREGSRNEVLIPSRLETIDNVEYVECGADFTLVMTKDHILKAWGNNNMGQCAKEINLDRTGIPGKLVRLPISNRVVRIPDSSQFIEAPYEVKLPPNGGLGYDEPLRFLKSMPKFRRSFVIKSALEKLISNNLSTISSSLNDISNAEVDDVVGELPDSLNEGRLLLQQQQQHANSTMSSLQSVSYATSPTSLALDDEDDDEDLNDEDDDGEDDADREAMNVDGNEERRALGGTNDRSMETSRLYGERHLLSNDFIHYCLYMFHGLYSQDDVLELTKRGHEYHIRMMMLNYDYVEAFRLILELLSSSLSSSASATGIARQTQNLVKIFEYFTKDSNIIPMETGNIKYFIYELFMFFIRHNLNVSVLEEFFMRNLDCYLVQLAFVLYFNNLNNLLTSPRLPPISGAAGIDTEVLMLERKLLDKFNNNNGSLLLTGELFGQARTSTSGGQMIRKLENTDTICKALSTTFNVTLCQKLLEHFDRFK, encoded by the exons ATGGCTTCGTTGAAGGATTGGGATGTGCTGCGGCTTTCCACGCTGATTACGAACGTGAACACGAAGCTGTCGGCGAGCATTAGGTCGGACAAAGAGTATCAGCTGTTGTGTCTCGTGCGTCAGAACGATCAGATCCTGTTCCGGTACATCGATCGCCATGGCGAGGTGCATCTGATGCTGCTGTGTTGGTTCACCGAGAATCAGAAGAAAATTCAGGACGTGTGTTTTGACAGCGACGGTTGCCGTTTGTTGGTGTTTT GTTACGACAACACGCTGCACATCGTACCGGCGCTTGCCATTTGTGATAAGTCGCAGGAGGACACGACGGCACGGGTGCCGGAAATCACGTCGTACATCGTGCCGTTTATTGGTCCGCACGAGTGTCCCAACCCGCAGACGTGTCCGAACAACTCGCACAACACCCAACAGCACCAGCCGAGCTCGTCGCATCGATCGTCGGTGGCGTCCGAGAGCAGTCTCAAGGAGGCGGCCGCCAGCGGAAGTCCATCGTCAGCGGAACCCAACGTGATTTTCGATGCGCCGACGATCCGGAAGTCTAGCTCCACTTACACGACGCACAAGATCGATGAGATCTTCTCGCTTAACAGCCTCTACCGGAAGCTGTTCCTGGAGCAGCTGGATAAGGCGAGAGAGGAGGAGAATGCGAACCGCAGCATATCGGCCGCCGGAACTGACACACCGATCGCGATGCAAACGATCGAAGATTTCTTCGCCGAAGGGTGCCAACAGAGGGAGCCCGGGAGTGGTGGGATTGGCGAGGCATCGAAAACATCCACCCCGCAGGAGACGTACTCGATCAGCTCGAGTCTGGAGTCGACGGTGTCGGTGTCCTGTCCGTATCCCACGTGCTGCAGTTGGTGGAAGACGCTTTCGAATGAACCGCGGGCGATTCTCGGATACTCGGACGGCTCGATTTGTGTCGTGG GACTCATGCCAAACTGTTCGTTTCTCGGTGATACCAATTGCGAGCGTGGATCGATCGAAAGGCTGATCATTTGCCAGGATAACAGCATGGAAACGATCAGCTTGATGATAAACACCTCCACCAAAGAGCAGtggaagctgctgctggagcaaAAGTCCATGAAGTACACCTTCCCGGGCGTCATCACTCCGACTTCCGTACAGGACTTGAAATCGGAACTGCTCAAAGCCGACGgtggagagagcgagaacagCTCGGTGGCCATCGAGGACTGGCAGGTTGTGCTGTCGCTGTCAAAAGACGGTGGATCGGGACCGAGTGGAGGGCACCAGCAGCGTCAGCCGGGAACGCCGGGCACGCAACCGAACAACGATGCGGACAGTAACGATTCGAGCCCGAACAGCTCCGAACCGCCCTCGGGGGATGATTTCGAAAAGGTTGAAAGCGAACCAACCGTCGATGGAAACGAAAAGACAAATGGAACCGCCGGGCAGCAGCAGGGCGCTCTTCCGAAGCTGTTCCCAGCGGCCAAAGCGAGGTTGCTCTCGTTGCGTGATTTAGGAGCGAAGAAGATCGGCACGCTGAAGCTGAAGCTATCCGAGAGCCGCATACGGGCGAAGGAACGTGAGCGGTTTAAGGAGCAAGCGGCCAACCTGGCAGTGATGGAACTCCCCGGGATGTACCCGGAGATTCTGACGACCCCGGCGGGGCCGTACTTTGTGGTGCAACACCTGGAGGGAAGGTATCTGCTGAGCGCATTGCATTCCTACTCGGACACGCTGTCGGTGCACAGCATGGACATAAGTCTGATTCCGTTGCACATCTACAAGCTGCCGAAGCAGTGCCATACGACCCTGCTGACGAGGAACGTGCTGTACGTGTTGCACAGCCTGCAGACGGAGGAACAGACGGAGGACACCGTTCTGGATGAGTCGGCTTCCGTGAAGATAGACGAGGGCAATTCCGCTGACGAGAGTAGTAGCCTCACGACCGACGCGGGAACAGCCAACACCGTGAGTGTGGTCAGCTGCAAGATCTCGTCCATGAAGATGGGTGACGATTGTGATTTTAACGAGCATTCGTTGCTGGGAGTGTTCCACTTTCCCGATGAACGGGTGCTGGACATCCACCGCATTTCGGGTAGTGGTCCGAGGCCGGAAAATAACCGTACATCCCAGGATGGATCGGCTGGAAACGGTGAGCAGTCGACAGCGACGGCCAACGCCGAAGCAAACGATGGTCGATCGATCTTTCAGAAATCGGCTGTTTCGAACTATTTGCGCATCCAGCGTGGATTGCGTATGGAGCGCAAACTGGACACGTCCGAGGATCAGGTGATGGCGAGCGAATTTCCGGACATCGAGTTCGACCAGGCACTGATCGTCACCGATCGTAATCTCTACTCAGTCGAGCTGGCGGAGAGTGGGAAAAATTTGTTCCTCAGCCTCGCGCACAAGTGCATCTGGGCGGCGTGTGAGGATTTCTGTGCCACATTTGGTCTCCCGTTGGCCAGCAGCATCGAGTATGCGGGTGATGTGTTGCTACGGCGGAAACGAATCTCGGAGGCGTTGATGACGTACAACGTGGCTCGTTTGTCTCCAATGAAAACGGCGCTCAAGCTGGCGTTGGCGAACGAGAACAAGGCACTGATGAAGCTGTCCGCGATGGCCCTACGTAACTCGCACATCATCAACAGCCAGTTCCTGATGCACGACATCATGCgattgctggtggaggaggctCACATGGGAAACGTCGTGTACGATTCGTTGATGAAC CTAAATGCACGCACGACACTGCAGCCCATCAACACCGGTGCACAATGCAGCGACTTTTCgtacgacaacgacgacgtgCTGATGGACGTGCAGATTTCACCCTCGGACCAGTTTCACCTTTCGAATCTGATGTTTCTGACGTTGTGCGAGCGCTGCACGGTTGACAAAAACTACATCCCACTGTGGAATTACATCGTGACCAACAGCAAGTACCACACGAGCCTGGCGTGTATCATGCTAGCGCACGGAAAGCTGTTCTCGACGGCCGTACTCCTTGCGATGACACGTGGTACCTGCTTGGACGTATTTAGCTGCCTTGTGGGCACGTGGGAGCAAACGGTGACGGACGCTCAACCCGCTACACCGGCCGAAACCAACGCGTTCGTGTACAACCTATCGAACGAGCTGTTCATGGAGTGTCTGATCTACCTGCAGGACTACACGGTCAACTACTTCCAGCTGATCCGGAAGTATCTTCTCGTGTTCGACATTAACGTGCTGGAGCGGTTAATCCGGCAGTTGAATCCGTTCCATCCCGTCTATCGGCCGTTGATGCATCGACTTTCGAATCACGAAACAACGGCGAAAGAGCCGTCTGGCAAACATCTGCTGTTTTTCTGCAAGACACTCATCGAGACGTTCCTGGCCGTGTCGATCCGTGCGCAGCAACTGAAGATGCACCACGATGGGTCGTTCTTGAATGCGTTGAAGCACGTGCGTGTGCATCACGAGGAGTGTGCCGTCGAGATGCGCCTGGCGCAATTTAGCCCAATCGCCACTGGGTTCTTTCACGCGGCTGCCATCGTGAATCACGCGGCGTTCGTTTGGGGATCGAACGGAGTTAACTGCGCATTGAGTCGAACCTCGCTGCAGGGTGATTCGATTGGACCGAACGGCCAGCCACCGGTCGTGAGCTTTCTCCGCCAGATTGATCTCGAGGTTCTCGCCGTTCAATGTGGACGGCTTCATACGTTGTTCCTTACCAGCAATGGG CTTTACTCGATGGGTTCCAACAATCTCGGACAGCTGGGGATCGGTAATCACGTGATCAACGCCCTGCAACCGATGCTCGTGAAGATACTGGATGGAAAAAGTGTTACACACTTTTCGGCTGGCCAGTATCACAATGCGGCCGTTGCGAACGGTTTGTTGTACACATGGGG GTGGGGCGTTTTTGGCCAACTTGGACATGGCACGGTTAATAATTGCTGTACACCAAAGGTTTTGGAGTTTTTCCGACATAAG ATCATTTTGCAAGTATCGTTGGGCCATGCTCATACTATTGTGCTGTGCAGAGACGAGCCCGGAGCTGGCAGCAGCCTGTACGTGTTTGGCTCGAACCACTACGGTCAGTTAGGACTGGGGCAGGAAGATCCGTTCGGAACAACCGTCGACACTCGCAATGGGAAATCGTTTTTGATTTCATCGATTCCTCGCAAGTTGCAGCTGGACGAAGAAATATCCCTCATCAACACAAAACTGTTCGCTAAT ctcGTTCTTACGACGTCCAACAAATTGTACACCTGGGGTTCGTCTCCGCAAGCTCTACGTTTAGCTACACAGGCTCGCAAGCGTGCCAAGTCCTCGAATTCGGGAAAAAGCGGTAGCTTCTCCAAATTTAGCTCCATTTTACGATCGACGGTAGCGTCATCCAAATCAAGTACCTCGGAATCGGCGGAGAACGACTTCGAGTCTTCCTCTTCGGAACAATCAACGGAGGAAAGCGCGAGCAAGGAATGCTCCACAACGGTTAACGCGCCGGAAGCTGTGGAAGGACAAACGCGAGCAACTGAGACGCCGGAAGACGTCGATCCTGTCCCAGGACAATCAGATACCAGTATTATCATTCCGGAGATCAAAATCACCGAAGACAGCTCGTCTGGCAGTGAAAAGAACGCTTCGGCCACGGATTCGGATGAGAAGTCGACGGCGAGCTGTGGGGACGAAGCAATGGAGCATTTGTTTCCGTCCTTCGTCGATATTGGCCTCGTCGATGGGAACATCGTGAAG ATTTCCAGTGGATTGTATCATTTTGCGATCGTTACTGAGGACGGCTCCATTTACACCTGGGGCAAGAACATAGAGCGCCAGCTGGGTCGCGAAGGCAGTCGGAACGAAGTGCTGATACCTTCCCGTCTGGAAACGATCGATAACGTGGAGTACGTGGAGTGCGGCGCAGATTTCACGCTCGTTATGACAAAGGATCATATCCTGAAGGCTTGGGGCAACAACAATATGGGCCAGTGTGCCAAAGAGATCAATCTCGACCGTACCGGTATACCGGGCAAGCTGGTACGGCTACCGATCTCGAACCGTGTCGTTCGCATCCCGGACAGCTCCCAGTTCATCGAGGCACCGTACGAGGTGAAGCTACCGCCGAACGGGGGCCTGGGATATGACGAGCCGCTGCGGTTCCTGAAATCGATGCCGAAGTTCCGGCGTTCGTTTGTGATAAAGAGTGCCCTGGAGAAGCTGATCAGCAATAATTTATCGACAATAAGCTCCAGTCTGAACGATATCAGCAATGCAGAGGTGGACGATGTGGTTGGCGAGCTGCCGGATTCGTTGAACGAAGGACGACTgctgttgcagcagcagcaacaacacgccAACAGCACTATGTCCTCGTTGCAATCCGTCTCGTACGCCACATCACCAACGTCACTAGCGCTGGATGACGAGGATGACGATGAGGACCTGaatgatgaagatgacgatggGGAAGATGACGCGGATAGAGAGGCAATGAACGTGGATGGTAACGAAGAGAGGCGGGCGCTGGGTggaacgaacgatcgatccATGGAGACTTCGCGCTTGTACGGCGAGCGCCATTTGCTGAGTAACGATTTCATCCACTACTGTCTGTACATGTTCCATGGGCTGTACAGCCAGGACGATGTGCTGGAGCTGACGAAACGCGGCCACGAGTACCACATCCGCATGATGATGCTGAACTACGATTACGTCGAGGCGTTCCGGTTGATACTGGAGCTGCTTTCGTCGTCGCTGTCATCGTCCGCCTCGGCTACGGGCATCGCCCGGCAAACGCAGAACCTGGTGAAGATCTTCGAGTACTTCACCAAGGATTCGAACATTATTCCGATGGAAACGGGCAACATCAAGTACTTCATTTACGAGCTGTTTATGTTCTTCATCCGGCACAACCTGAATGTGTCCGTGTTGGAGGAGTTTTTCATGCGCAATCTGGATTGCTACCTTGTGCAGCTAGCGTTCGTGTTGTACTTCAACAATCTCAACAACCTGCTGACATCCCCGCGATTGCCACCGATCTCTGGTGCGGCCGGCATCGACACGGAAGTGCTTATGCTCGAGCGCAAGCTGTTGGACAAGTTTAATAACAATAACGGCAGCCTACTGCTGACCGGGGAGCTGTTTGGTCAAGCACGAACGTCGACGAGCGGTGGTCAGATGATCCGTAAGCTAGAGAACACTGACACGATCTGTAAGGCGCTCAGTACCACGTTCAATGTGACGTTGTGCCAGAAGCTGCTCGAACATTTCGATCGTTTTAAATGA